A part of Kiritimatiellia bacterium genomic DNA contains:
- a CDS encoding glycoside hydrolase family 55 protein, protein MLHRRRFLKGAAALSLLYQPRVKASAPAVPSDNPAARYGLDWVARLPWDRVVNLADMPGATDDERLNNAQRRAAELGGGVVFLPAGVYRFRDSIRLLDGVILRGAPPERNDARDGSYRLATRLEFPAYRFQPTGDGAPTDSAFKVIELANPENGAGCGLVHLHIEHARVHWREAEGHRSRPGRLVYGCILRHAAAADPEVPDRTIGQHGWQRFTARHAAAIEIEAAGDVLVANNRLPPSDAHFTMNGYRLRHKNETIEVDGVIFDYDNRPGIYVNHFSLGGAGAEGPDGTPQTHPHGFRRGLVIADNYIWLSGRMGVGFAGDGVMCRGNVIRFARDVWRPTTTGRQTTTGASTNDNRAVEMRGWRWRVEDNDYEVHRNWAYDRKYLINDGEGLMHEDHCNSTVLDSALIGNRGNTYISIYKTGGIDGLVVERNQVPNIMVVADRNKSRHPIRRVRIAENVTSGPIQVGGEPASEVVVERNRCTAKGGAKLMNQANAVLRDNEGFVEDRTPPTLRR, encoded by the coding sequence ATGCTGCACCGTCGTCGTTTTCTGAAGGGCGCTGCTGCGCTGAGTCTGCTCTACCAACCTCGCGTGAAGGCGAGTGCCCCGGCTGTGCCGTCGGACAACCCGGCGGCGCGGTATGGGCTGGACTGGGTCGCACGTCTCCCATGGGACCGAGTGGTGAACCTCGCGGACATGCCGGGCGCTACCGACGACGAACGTCTGAACAACGCGCAGCGGCGAGCCGCCGAACTCGGCGGTGGAGTGGTGTTCTTGCCGGCCGGTGTCTACCGATTCCGCGATTCCATCCGGCTGCTGGACGGTGTGATCCTTCGCGGCGCTCCGCCGGAGCGAAACGACGCACGGGACGGCAGCTATCGGCTGGCCACGAGGCTAGAGTTTCCAGCGTACCGTTTTCAGCCCACGGGGGACGGGGCGCCGACGGATTCCGCATTCAAAGTCATCGAACTTGCGAACCCTGAGAATGGCGCCGGCTGCGGTCTGGTGCATCTCCACATTGAGCACGCCCGCGTTCACTGGCGTGAGGCGGAGGGCCACCGGAGCCGCCCCGGCCGGCTCGTCTATGGCTGCATATTGCGGCATGCCGCCGCAGCCGATCCTGAGGTCCCCGATCGGACGATCGGCCAGCATGGCTGGCAGCGCTTCACTGCCCGCCACGCCGCCGCGATCGAGATCGAAGCCGCCGGTGATGTCCTCGTCGCTAACAACCGCCTGCCTCCCAGCGACGCGCACTTCACGATGAACGGATATCGGCTGCGGCACAAGAACGAAACCATCGAGGTGGACGGAGTTATCTTTGACTACGACAACCGTCCTGGCATCTACGTGAACCATTTCTCGCTGGGCGGGGCGGGCGCCGAGGGACCCGACGGCACACCGCAGACTCATCCGCACGGTTTCCGACGTGGCCTTGTGATTGCGGACAACTACATCTGGCTGAGCGGCCGGATGGGCGTCGGCTTCGCCGGCGATGGCGTGATGTGCCGCGGCAACGTGATCCGCTTCGCCCGAGACGTGTGGCGGCCCACCACCACCGGCCGGCAAACCACCACCGGCGCTTCAACGAACGACAACCGCGCGGTGGAAATGCGCGGCTGGCGATGGCGGGTTGAGGATAACGACTACGAAGTGCACCGAAACTGGGCGTATGACCGCAAGTATCTCATCAACGACGGCGAAGGTCTCATGCACGAAGACCACTGCAACTCGACCGTGCTGGATAGCGCGCTGATCGGGAACCGCGGCAACACCTACATCTCGATCTACAAGACCGGCGGAATTGACGGCCTGGTGGTGGAACGTAACCAGGTGCCAAACATCATGGTCGTTGCCGACCGGAACAAGTCCCGCCATCCGATCCGCCGGGTGCGAATCGCGGAGAACGTGACCAGCGGACCGATTCAGGTGGGCGGCGAGCCGGCGTCGGAGGTCGTGGTCGAACGCAACCGTTGCACTGCGAAAGGCGGCGCGAAGCTGATGAACCAGGCGAATGCGGTCCTTCGAGACAACGAGGGGTTTGTGGAAGACCGGACACCGCCGACGCTTCGCCGCTAG